One window from the genome of Chloroflexota bacterium encodes:
- a CDS encoding methionyl-tRNA formyltransferase: MRTVFMGTPDFAVPTLDSLVLGGYQVVAVYTQPDKPSGRGGNIIPSPVKRKALQLGLTVEQPPSFRQPGEVQKLADLRPDIVIVAAFGQLLPQNILDIPPFGCLNVHPSLLPRHRGATPVAAAILAGDEDTGVSIMLLDKGMDTGPLLAQERVSILPQDTTGSLSARLAHVGARLLLQTLPSWLEGKVIPQLQDNEKATYSRPVTKESGRIDWRLSAVELWRRVRAFQPWPGCYTIWRGKTLKVIEAVPLPGVGEIGKVVAVKGNPPISIGVQTGEGILGLLQVQPEGKRVMTAEEFVRGQKDFVGALLPCQSSTVS, translated from the coding sequence ATGCGAACCGTTTTCATGGGTACGCCCGACTTTGCTGTCCCTACCCTAGACAGCCTCGTGCTTGGTGGGTATCAAGTCGTAGCCGTCTACACCCAACCTGACAAGCCGTCAGGCAGAGGAGGCAACATCATTCCCTCGCCAGTCAAGAGAAAAGCGCTTCAGCTTGGGCTGACAGTGGAGCAGCCTCCCTCTTTTCGCCAGCCTGGCGAGGTGCAAAAGCTAGCTGATCTCCGACCCGACATCGTCATAGTAGCTGCCTTCGGCCAGTTGCTGCCCCAGAATATTCTCGATATTCCCCCTTTCGGTTGTCTTAATGTTCATCCTTCCCTCCTTCCCAGGCATCGCGGTGCCACCCCCGTGGCCGCCGCCATTCTGGCCGGTGACGAGGACACCGGGGTGAGTATTATGCTCCTGGACAAGGGCATGGATACGGGGCCGTTGCTCGCCCAGGAGCGGGTTTCGATTTTGCCACAGGATACCACCGGATCCCTCAGTGCTAGGTTGGCCCACGTTGGCGCTCGCCTTCTGTTGCAGACTTTACCCTCGTGGCTTGAGGGTAAGGTAATCCCCCAGCTCCAGGACAACGAGAAGGCCACCTATTCCAGGCCTGTCACCAAGGAAAGTGGCCGAATAGACTGGCGCCTTTCGGCTGTCGAGCTATGGCGGAGGGTGAGGGCTTTTCAGCCCTGGCCTGGCTGCTACACTATCTGGCGGGGCAAGACACTGAAGGTCATCGAGGCGGTCCCACTGCCTGGGGTGGGGGAAATAGGGAAGGTGGTAGCCGTCAAAGGGAATCCACCTATCTCCATTGGCGTGCAGACGGGCGAAGGCATTCTGGGGCTTTTACAGGTACAGCCAGAAGGAAAGCGTGTCATGACCGCTGAGGAATTCGTGCGGGGGCAAAAAGACTTTGTCGGAGCGCTACTTCCCTGTCAATCTTCGACCGTCTCCTGA